The sequence AAATCTCTTTCAATATATCCAGTGGTAGGCATTTCTATAATCCTGCCTAGCTCTTTTCCATATTGTTTCACGATAATGGTTGGAACTTTTTGGATGTTGTAAAGAGATTCATCTCCACTTGGAGATTCTTTTTTACGGTTAACAGCAATAATAGTCAGTTTTCCTTCCGGATAACCTACTTCATCCAAAATCTTCATCAGTCTTGGAAAATCTCTGTGACTGTCTTCACACCATGTTCCCATAAAAACGACAATATCATAAGTGCCTATTTTTTTCTTTTTAAGTTCACTGATCGCTTTCTGATCCAGAGCATATTCATCATGTTCCTTGACATACCAATCAGCATAAGGCGCTTTCAAAAACTGTTCTTTCAATTGATGGCCCAGAAGCATTTTACCGTCTTTCTCGGTAGTAACTTCACGGTTAACCACTACTTTTTGAGCACTAAGCTGCTGAGTAGCTAAAAATAAACTTGAAGCGGCAACAATATGGGTAATAAATTTTTTCATATTTTATTTCTCAATAATTGACTTTAGATCAGCAGGAGAGTAGTATTTGTTTTTTAATACTTTATGATCTGCTTTTCTGTACACATTGAACTTTTCACCAGATTTCTCATAAAAAGATTCAACGTCTTTTTCTTTATAGAATTCAACGGTTTCATTAGCTTGTTCTTCGTTATCACATGCTTTCGACATATTAGAACGCTGAACTTCGTTGAATAGCTCTACAAATTTGTTGCCAAGTCCGAATTCCAGTACAGCACCACTTAAAACATACTGTAGATCACAAAGAGCATCAGCAATTTCTACAATATTGTTGTCTGCAATGGCTTGCTTTAATTCATTAAGTTCTTCCTGTAGAAGCTCTACTCTAAGGTTACATCTTTCCGGGGATGGAATTTGTGGGGTGTCTAGAATAGGGGCTTTAAAAGTAGTATGGAATTCTGCTACTTGGTTCAAACTATCAATTTTATCCATGAAATTTTTTATTTATGACAAAGATAGAAAACCATTTGCTAATTGGGAAATGTAGGAGGTAAAATAAGAATCATTAATTTTTTTAACTACAGATGAATACAGGTTTTTGAGTTTTAAAATCCTATTGATTAATAGCCCATAAAGTATTCTTAAGCGTAATCATCCGTGCTAATCTGTGATTAAAAATGACAATCAAAAAACCACAATTCATAATTGTGGTTTTGTTTTAAAATATGCTGATGGTATTCAATTATTCAACTTCCTGATACTCCCAGATCCCTGAGATATTTAAAATTTCTAAACTCGGCTGTTTTTCTCCATAGCTAAATAGGCAAATATAATTTGTGTTACAGGATGTACAACTGGTTCCA is a genomic window of Chryseobacterium nakagawai containing:
- a CDS encoding pyrophosphohydrolase domain-containing protein, yielding MDKIDSLNQVAEFHTTFKAPILDTPQIPSPERCNLRVELLQEELNELKQAIADNNIVEIADALCDLQYVLSGAVLEFGLGNKFVELFNEVQRSNMSKACDNEEQANETVEFYKEKDVESFYEKSGEKFNVYRKADHKVLKNKYYSPADLKSIIEK
- a CDS encoding TlpA family protein disulfide reductase, translating into MKKFITHIVAASSLFLATQQLSAQKVVVNREVTTEKDGKMLLGHQLKEQFLKAPYADWYVKEHDEYALDQKAISELKKKKIGTYDIVVFMGTWCEDSHRDFPRLMKILDEVGYPEGKLTIIAVNRKKESPSGDESLYNIQKVPTIIVKQYGKELGRIIEMPTTGYIERDLVEILKKDNSSVIKEIFK